A stretch of the Sulfurimonas sp. HSL-1656 genome encodes the following:
- a CDS encoding molybdenum cofactor biosynthesis protein MoaE, which produces MLEIHHGPLNVPLILKRWYEEESLKNYGAFIPFIGTVREENGVDGLSFDIYDPLLNRWFTEWQQRAKTEDALVKMAHSRGDVPVHTSSYIAAVFSPKRRTALEMIETFVESFKASAPIWKYDLVNGRRIYAADRSAPIEGSGILV; this is translated from the coding sequence ATGCTGGAAATCCATCACGGACCACTAAACGTCCCGCTCATCCTCAAACGCTGGTATGAGGAAGAATCCCTTAAAAACTATGGGGCCTTTATCCCCTTTATCGGCACAGTCAGAGAAGAAAACGGCGTTGACGGCCTGAGCTTTGACATCTATGATCCGCTCCTGAACCGGTGGTTCACCGAATGGCAGCAAAGAGCGAAAACGGAAGATGCCCTCGTGAAAATGGCGCACAGCCGTGGCGATGTTCCCGTACACACGTCGTCTTATATTGCTGCCGTTTTCTCACCGAAGCGCCGGACAGCACTCGAAATGATTGAAACATTTGTCGAAAGCTTCAAGGCTAGCGCCCCTATCTGGAAATATGATCTCGTCAATGGGCGGCGCATCTATGCCGCCGACCGCTCCGCACCAATTGAGGGCAGTGGAATACTCGTCTAG
- a CDS encoding Crp/Fnr family transcriptional regulator — MNPLRALPLFEDLNEETFSKLTEIARQRRFQKGEILFFEGDAPNDLVVLTKGVLKLFKTSSSDKEVILHHFTPVSLVAEVAVLHRIPYPATAVFEADSEVLLINYDAFESMFLSNPELARILLLSLSKKIRMLESVIERGLVMDASERVINFIRKSPELLKTMRHYEIANILNLTPETFSRTLKKLQHEGKVINSEAGWEALP, encoded by the coding sequence ATGAACCCATTAAGAGCATTGCCGCTATTTGAAGATCTCAACGAGGAGACCTTCTCAAAACTGACCGAGATCGCGAGACAACGTAGATTCCAAAAAGGGGAGATACTCTTTTTCGAAGGAGATGCCCCGAATGATCTGGTGGTCCTGACCAAAGGGGTCCTGAAGCTTTTCAAAACCTCCAGCAGCGACAAAGAAGTTATCTTGCACCATTTTACGCCTGTCTCCCTGGTAGCCGAGGTCGCCGTTTTACATCGCATACCCTATCCTGCCACTGCCGTATTCGAAGCAGACAGCGAGGTGCTCCTTATTAACTACGACGCTTTCGAGTCAATGTTTCTTAGCAATCCAGAACTTGCCCGTATTCTTCTGCTTTCCTTGAGCAAGAAGATACGGATGCTTGAATCAGTCATCGAACGCGGCCTGGTGATGGATGCATCCGAACGCGTTATAAACTTTATCCGGAAATCTCCTGAGCTGCTTAAAACAATGCGGCATTACGAAATTGCGAATATTCTGAACCTGACACCGGAGACCTTCTCGCGCACACTCAAAAAGTTGCAGCATGAAGGTAAAGTCATTAACAGTGAAGCGGGGTGGGAGGCTCTCCCATAA
- a CDS encoding HAMP domain-containing sensor histidine kinase, with the protein MKSSEKRAFWKFFLTYFISVALLILTAGHFYYSQMQHQLLEMEHFSLIEYAKRLKVGESTEGLEGYTHRYEQRTFEHFSIDNFNQRNDQFEKWVPGNEKGVYIFITKNTTHFEEQRNRLFFVVAGTQFHLLLLFAIISFILARNAIAPLQKSIRELDRFAKDLIHDLNTPVTSIGLNLKALRKEPLLHNHSALDRLQKSADAISDLHKNLRYLLHEGSYTPEMIDLEQMVDSLLAEYRQLYPHQHFEVAILERSVQANTAALRQILDNLLSNACKFSADSGKITLTYKDKKLTIADEGIGIKRPERIFERSYSEQYGSGIGLDIVKRLCDAMQVHIDVLSTERGTSISLTFR; encoded by the coding sequence TTGAAATCAAGTGAAAAAAGGGCTTTCTGGAAGTTTTTCCTCACTTACTTTATAAGTGTTGCTCTGCTCATCCTGACAGCAGGTCATTTCTACTATTCCCAGATGCAGCACCAACTGCTTGAAATGGAACATTTTTCCCTCATAGAGTACGCCAAACGGCTCAAAGTCGGCGAGAGCACTGAAGGTCTGGAAGGCTATACGCACCGATATGAGCAAAGAACATTTGAACATTTCAGCATCGACAATTTCAACCAAAGGAACGATCAGTTCGAAAAATGGGTACCTGGCAATGAAAAAGGTGTTTATATCTTCATTACCAAGAACACCACGCATTTTGAAGAACAACGCAACAGGCTCTTTTTCGTCGTCGCCGGAACGCAGTTTCATCTACTGCTCCTGTTCGCAATCATCAGCTTTATTCTCGCACGAAACGCTATCGCACCACTGCAAAAAAGCATACGCGAGCTCGATCGCTTTGCCAAAGATTTGATCCACGATCTCAATACACCGGTAACATCGATCGGGCTGAACCTCAAAGCATTGCGCAAAGAACCTTTGCTGCATAATCATTCCGCACTGGACCGACTTCAAAAAAGTGCTGATGCCATTTCCGATCTGCACAAGAACCTGAGGTATCTTCTGCACGAGGGGTCCTATACGCCCGAGATGATAGATCTTGAACAAATGGTTGATTCCCTGCTCGCGGAATATCGGCAGCTCTATCCTCACCAGCATTTTGAAGTGGCAATCCTTGAAAGAAGTGTTCAGGCAAACACAGCAGCCCTGCGGCAGATTCTGGACAATCTGCTCTCCAATGCATGCAAATTCAGTGCAGATTCTGGCAAGATAACACTCACTTACAAAGACAAAAAACTAACAATTGCAGATGAAGGAATCGGGATCAAGCGTCCTGAACGCATTTTCGAGCGCAGCTACTCCGAGCAATACGGTAGTGGCATTGGGCTTGATATTGTCAAACGCCTCTGTGATGCCATGCAGGTCCACATCGATGTTCTTTCAACAGAACGCGGCACCTCAATCTCATTAACATTCCGCTAA
- a CDS encoding response regulator transcription factor, whose translation MADILLLEDDVTLAESLIFLLEDEGYEVSWVRDGTAAIDATATTSFDLLLLDVNVPGTDGFTALRSLRDAAIDTPAIFITALQDIRSLSQGFQSGANDYLKKPFDFDELMIRIKALIRQYYQSIHETIEIGDLSFHIDRGELYKKSVFIPLSDYERRLVRLFFRHSGTTLTKEDILFETAHGEEASEGALRVRINKLRKIGLPIQTVKNVGYRLEIK comes from the coding sequence ATGGCGGACATCTTACTACTTGAGGATGATGTCACACTTGCAGAATCCCTTATCTTTCTACTTGAAGATGAAGGGTACGAGGTTTCTTGGGTCCGGGACGGCACTGCAGCTATAGATGCTACCGCAACCACCTCGTTCGATTTGCTGCTACTGGACGTCAATGTTCCTGGGACAGATGGCTTCACTGCCCTACGATCTCTACGTGACGCCGCAATCGACACCCCGGCCATATTCATTACCGCTTTGCAGGATATACGTTCACTATCACAGGGGTTTCAAAGCGGTGCCAACGATTACCTCAAAAAACCCTTCGATTTCGACGAACTGATGATCCGTATCAAAGCACTGATCCGGCAGTATTATCAAAGCATCCATGAGACCATAGAAATAGGAGACCTTTCATTCCATATCGATCGCGGTGAACTGTACAAAAAGAGTGTATTCATCCCGTTGAGTGACTACGAACGTCGACTGGTCAGGCTTTTTTTCAGGCACTCCGGCACCACATTGACAAAGGAGGATATCCTTTTTGAAACAGCGCATGGTGAAGAGGCCAGCGAAGGCGCATTACGGGTAAGGATCAACAAACTGCGCAAAATCGGCCTTCCCATTCAGACAGTAAAAAATGTAGGGTACCGGCTTGAAATCAAGTGA
- a CDS encoding globin domain-containing protein: protein MHKNTAITDKIIKHRCYILTYKGFDMSLSKETIEIVKATAKPVAENAEAITARMYEILFESHPETKALFSDASPDQHKKLAAAVGAYAANIERLDILGDALDKMAQAHVRTGVKPEYYPMVGVSLLGAVKDVLGDAATDEVLTAWKEAYFYLGDLLIAREKELYAAA, encoded by the coding sequence TTGCATAAAAATACAGCCATCACTGATAAAATCATCAAACATCGATGCTACATTTTGACATATAAAGGATTTGACATGAGTCTATCAAAAGAGACAATTGAGATTGTAAAAGCAACCGCAAAACCGGTCGCAGAAAATGCAGAGGCGATTACGGCGAGAATGTACGAGATCTTGTTTGAGTCCCATCCGGAGACGAAAGCACTGTTTAGCGATGCTTCTCCTGATCAGCACAAAAAACTGGCGGCGGCAGTTGGCGCATATGCCGCCAATATCGAGCGCCTCGATATCCTGGGTGATGCACTGGATAAGATGGCGCAGGCGCATGTGCGTACCGGTGTGAAGCCGGAATATTATCCGATGGTCGGTGTTTCACTGCTGGGCGCCGTAAAGGATGTGCTTGGTGATGCAGCCACCGACGAGGTACTTACAGCTTGGAAAGAGGCGTATTTCTATTTGGGTGATTTGCTGATCGCTCGCGAAAAAGAGCTTTACGCTGCGGCGTAA
- a CDS encoding efflux RND transporter permease subunit, translated as MTSNSFTERLLRRPYFIYSFLVLFVFLGLVGYGKLDRKLFPDSNYPEIAVVIASPGTSAEDMAANIAVPAERKFYTIDNVRRVYSSTIDEVTVIRAEFEYDKDVDDALNDVSAAFSKIRAVLPTSIQDPQFIKITAATAPIITYALHSKDDTIPLEEIRRLAERTIKNRLLKLPGVANVDLFGGHEKSVRISLDKHKMERFGLKLDSVIGALKSNDADFAIGFLQNEETRYLLRSSGQREEVESLRALPISANISLGDIAEINFGHGDNHALYYGNGNAAIALAVQRNENADVIAAIETVEREMQKIAIEFTNLQISVTDTQKDTIVQSTTNMFESLRDAIILSTLVVFLFLGSFRQILVVMATIPLVYASTVALMWLVGIEINVVTMTAIILALGLLLDDTVVVMENIERHFKTLHDTINQAVITGTKEIMFADLSGTITTMIALSPMLFVGGYPQTVFQPLVGTLLLALVASYIISITAVPLLSLKILAIKHPWLERSEAIFNRFIMRFNDRVQYFFASAVKLALRSKLAATGYVIVLVLLFIISARGVMPTVGRELMPPMDTGALKVNLIMDANLPIEKSEAVIQRVNTILESSGELRYLSASIGSEAGVLSIGSGGSVDQLSVTATYVDRFHREENIWEIARLIRSKLQKLPDVKQFDVVDFGATALANIRANVDVTLFSDDLNALEQAGDLVAKALYQTQGLVSVSKTWERDKKVFDLKLDERKAHYYGTGREQIASQLQSQIYGSALASVPESNIEDLTVWIQLKPHQRASSIQLASWLIDTPKGKIPLGAVAEVTEHIGPSLITREGLQYTLNIYGYREKAAISHIMDSLEAALMKITLPEGVTMEQSGDIKQFKDSAGRMVVAIGFAVILILLTLVVLFESLKLSFIVVLSIPLTIIGASWMMLLMHYHTSMPAMMGFILLSGVIVNNAILLIHFAKDRMTAGLSAADSMLESIRIRTRPVLMTAFAVSAGMLPIALGNAIGLERLAPLGAVAIGGLIVGTFLTLLFIPLVFIWTQSKKPQS; from the coding sequence ATGACATCGAATAGCTTTACGGAACGCCTGTTGCGACGTCCCTATTTTATATACTCATTCCTGGTGCTCTTTGTCTTTCTGGGACTGGTCGGCTACGGCAAGCTTGACCGCAAGCTCTTCCCCGATTCAAACTATCCGGAAATCGCTGTCGTGATCGCTTCACCCGGTACGTCTGCCGAAGATATGGCAGCCAATATCGCCGTCCCGGCGGAACGGAAGTTCTATACCATCGACAACGTCCGACGCGTGTACTCCTCAACGATTGACGAGGTTACAGTCATCCGTGCGGAATTCGAATATGACAAGGATGTGGACGACGCACTGAACGATGTCAGTGCCGCGTTCTCAAAAATCCGTGCTGTACTGCCGACGTCTATACAAGATCCGCAGTTCATTAAAATAACGGCTGCCACGGCCCCGATCATTACTTATGCGCTGCATTCGAAGGATGATACGATTCCCTTGGAAGAGATCCGTCGTCTGGCGGAGCGTACAATCAAAAACCGCCTGCTGAAACTTCCAGGTGTTGCCAACGTTGATCTTTTTGGCGGACATGAAAAAAGCGTCCGGATTTCGCTCGACAAGCACAAGATGGAACGTTTCGGACTGAAATTGGACAGTGTCATAGGTGCACTCAAAAGCAATGACGCTGATTTCGCCATCGGCTTTTTGCAAAACGAGGAAACACGATATCTTCTGCGTTCAAGCGGGCAAAGAGAGGAAGTTGAATCGCTGAGGGCACTCCCCATCTCCGCAAACATTTCCCTTGGAGACATTGCTGAAATCAACTTCGGACACGGCGACAACCACGCCCTCTATTATGGCAACGGAAATGCGGCGATCGCGCTTGCGGTACAGCGCAATGAAAACGCTGATGTCATCGCCGCTATCGAAACCGTCGAAAGAGAAATGCAGAAAATCGCAATTGAGTTCACAAACCTGCAGATCAGTGTCACGGATACACAGAAGGATACTATCGTACAGAGTACGACCAATATGTTCGAATCGTTGCGTGATGCGATTATCCTTTCGACACTCGTCGTTTTTCTGTTCCTCGGAAGTTTCCGACAGATTCTTGTCGTTATGGCGACCATCCCTCTGGTTTATGCCAGTACCGTAGCTCTGATGTGGCTCGTCGGGATCGAGATCAACGTCGTTACCATGACGGCGATCATTCTTGCGCTCGGTCTCCTTCTGGATGATACGGTCGTCGTAATGGAAAACATTGAACGCCATTTTAAGACGTTGCACGACACCATTAATCAAGCCGTAATTACCGGGACTAAAGAGATAATGTTCGCCGATCTTTCCGGCACGATCACTACCATGATCGCCCTTTCCCCGATGCTTTTTGTCGGCGGCTACCCGCAAACCGTATTCCAGCCGCTCGTCGGTACGCTTCTGCTTGCTCTGGTCGCCTCCTACATCATCTCCATTACCGCGGTCCCGCTGCTCTCTTTGAAAATATTGGCCATAAAGCATCCATGGCTGGAAAGAAGTGAAGCTATATTCAACCGCTTCATCATGCGTTTCAATGACCGTGTCCAGTACTTTTTTGCCTCTGCAGTCAAACTCGCCCTTCGCTCGAAACTGGCTGCGACCGGTTATGTCATCGTACTGGTTTTGCTTTTCATCATAAGTGCTAGAGGTGTTATGCCGACTGTCGGGCGTGAACTGATGCCGCCTATGGATACGGGTGCGCTCAAAGTAAATCTGATCATGGATGCGAACCTCCCCATCGAAAAGAGTGAAGCTGTCATACAGCGCGTCAATACTATTCTTGAAAGCAGCGGGGAACTGCGCTATCTCTCCGCGTCAATCGGTTCTGAAGCAGGTGTTCTCAGCATCGGCAGCGGAGGCAGCGTAGACCAGCTGTCCGTCACGGCGACGTACGTTGACCGGTTCCATCGTGAAGAAAACATCTGGGAGATCGCTCGCCTTATTCGATCAAAACTGCAAAAACTGCCCGACGTCAAACAGTTTGACGTCGTCGATTTCGGCGCAACGGCGCTTGCGAATATCCGCGCCAATGTCGATGTTACACTGTTCAGTGATGACCTGAATGCGCTCGAACAGGCCGGTGATCTTGTCGCAAAGGCACTGTATCAGACACAAGGGCTGGTATCTGTATCAAAAACCTGGGAACGTGACAAGAAGGTCTTCGACCTGAAGCTCGATGAGCGAAAAGCACATTATTACGGTACTGGCCGTGAACAGATTGCATCTCAGCTGCAATCACAAATCTATGGTTCCGCTCTTGCTTCAGTACCGGAAAGCAATATCGAGGATTTAACAGTGTGGATTCAGCTGAAACCGCACCAGCGGGCTTCCTCGATCCAACTTGCCAGTTGGCTTATTGATACGCCAAAAGGCAAAATCCCTCTTGGTGCTGTCGCTGAAGTTACAGAGCATATCGGTCCATCCCTGATTACGCGTGAGGGGCTACAATACACACTCAATATTTACGGATATCGCGAAAAAGCAGCCATCTCTCACATTATGGATTCCCTGGAAGCGGCTCTCATGAAAATCACTCTCCCTGAGGGTGTCACGATGGAGCAGAGTGGTGATATCAAGCAGTTCAAAGATTCTGCAGGACGGATGGTCGTCGCCATAGGGTTTGCAGTTATCCTGATTTTACTGACACTTGTTGTTCTTTTTGAGTCCCTGAAGCTTTCTTTCATTGTAGTTCTTTCCATCCCGCTGACAATCATAGGAGCATCGTGGATGATGCTATTGATGCACTACCATACTTCAATGCCCGCCATGATGGGCTTTATTCTGCTTTCGGGTGTCATCGTCAATAACGCCATTTTACTGATCCATTTTGCCAAGGATAGGATGACAGCAGGCCTGAGTGCGGCCGACTCGATGTTGGAAAGTATTCGCATTCGCACACGGCCGGTATTGATGACAGCCTTTGCCGTTTCGGCGGGGATGCTGCCCATAGCCCTAGGGAATGCCATAGGGCTTGAACGGCTTGCCCCACTGGGTGCCGTTGCCATCGGAGGTCTGATCGTCGGCACATTTCTAACACTGCTCTTTATTCCGCTGGTTTTTATATGGACCCAAAGCAAAAAACCACAGAGCTGA
- a CDS encoding c-type cytochrome, with the protein MKIHYPVYFALVTILLHGCESNPVMDKEPCDSNSHTLAKEDSRGETYIAMQREYNEINSTAYLERYVVDVINQGSDVLGLPAGSMAAGFSDPSDAQIIAAYVVSIAGKSPVNPEYIQEGSLYYAGNCSGCHGSDGKGMGGAYPDLTLPMLEGIKLKKSALQRQIDAIGEKRAAD; encoded by the coding sequence GTGAAAATTCATTACCCTGTTTATTTCGCTCTTGTGACTATTTTGCTGCATGGATGTGAATCAAACCCTGTCATGGATAAAGAACCCTGCGATAGCAATAGCCATACACTGGCGAAAGAAGACAGCAGGGGAGAAACATATATAGCTATGCAGCGTGAATACAATGAAATTAATAGCACTGCTTATCTGGAAAGGTATGTCGTGGACGTCATCAATCAAGGTTCCGATGTGCTTGGGCTTCCGGCCGGGAGTATGGCAGCAGGTTTTTCCGATCCTTCCGATGCTCAGATAATTGCTGCATATGTTGTCTCTATCGCGGGCAAAAGCCCCGTCAATCCGGAATACATTCAGGAGGGCAGTCTCTATTATGCCGGTAACTGTTCGGGGTGTCATGGCAGTGATGGCAAAGGGATGGGCGGGGCCTATCCGGACCTGACACTGCCGATGTTGGAAGGCATAAAACTGAAAAAAAGTGCATTGCAGCGTCAGATTGATGCTATCGGAGAAAAAAGAGCTGCTGACTAG
- a CDS encoding TolC family protein, translating to MPMLFKKLFYLLLPISSLLYAMSMEETVALGLTHNQQLQSADLQISLADEQKRESASRHFGKIEAVANYSHYNTPRTLFPLTPAAIATGASKIATTQDLFSAGIHYQASLFSGYELQDTEAVAELQRKIASLKYRLAREELIFTIRSAYIDALGAQANAKAWEHYSEAMGTLYSATKRMVSLGKKAEVELLKVDAERLGSETNAELFAAQRESMVGLLTVLTGGTRPLIPLEDIPIVPSLQSLRDAASSSRIQINNLLIDQTEKNEHKSHASSLPQAGIEGYYGYSFGPNDPTNPYSGNWEHQELWNIGLNLQWNILDFGTSSAKQQQARILKIQQKHSKAHTVLQVEQDRREGTISFNTAKRRYELAKKEYALAQKTEEIETLRYQEGEISMNDFLLQKAKTQMILSEMISSRYALLKAYYILEYLYEQGDTQ from the coding sequence ATGCCGATGTTGTTTAAAAAACTTTTTTACCTCCTCTTGCCAATCAGTTCGCTCCTCTATGCAATGAGCATGGAGGAGACTGTTGCTCTGGGGCTTACTCACAATCAGCAGCTTCAATCAGCTGACCTTCAGATATCGCTGGCAGATGAACAAAAGCGAGAAAGCGCATCAAGACATTTCGGGAAGATCGAAGCAGTAGCAAATTACTCGCATTACAATACTCCCAGAACGCTTTTTCCGCTCACTCCCGCCGCCATTGCAACAGGTGCGTCTAAAATCGCGACAACCCAGGATCTTTTCTCGGCAGGGATTCACTACCAGGCTTCGCTATTCAGTGGATATGAACTGCAGGATACTGAAGCGGTCGCCGAGCTTCAAAGAAAGATTGCTTCCTTGAAATATCGTCTTGCGCGTGAAGAGCTCATCTTCACAATCCGCAGTGCATATATTGACGCCCTTGGCGCACAAGCTAATGCAAAAGCATGGGAACACTATTCCGAAGCAATGGGAACCCTCTATAGCGCTACGAAAAGAATGGTATCTCTCGGGAAAAAAGCGGAAGTCGAACTTCTAAAAGTCGATGCGGAACGCCTCGGCAGTGAAACCAATGCCGAGCTTTTCGCGGCTCAGAGAGAATCCATGGTCGGTCTTTTAACCGTACTGACCGGGGGAACCCGTCCTCTTATACCACTGGAAGATATTCCAATCGTTCCGTCCTTGCAATCCCTGAGGGATGCGGCAAGCTCTTCGCGGATACAGATCAACAATCTTCTCATTGACCAAACTGAGAAAAATGAGCACAAAAGCCACGCGTCCTCACTTCCGCAGGCGGGGATAGAAGGCTACTACGGCTACAGTTTCGGCCCCAATGACCCGACCAATCCATACAGCGGAAACTGGGAACATCAAGAACTTTGGAATATCGGCCTCAATCTGCAGTGGAACATATTGGATTTCGGGACCAGTTCAGCCAAGCAACAACAAGCCCGTATCCTGAAAATACAGCAAAAACATTCCAAAGCGCATACCGTACTACAAGTCGAGCAGGATCGCCGTGAAGGGACCATCAGTTTCAATACGGCAAAACGACGGTACGAACTGGCGAAAAAAGAGTATGCACTCGCACAAAAAACAGAGGAGATCGAGACGCTCCGCTACCAGGAGGGGGAGATCAGCATGAACGATTTCCTGTTACAGAAAGCGAAAACCCAAATGATACTGAGTGAAATGATTTCATCGCGATATGCCCTTTTAAAGGCATATTACATCCTCGAATACCTCTATGAACAAGGAGATACACAATGA
- a CDS encoding efflux RND transporter periplasmic adaptor subunit — translation MKKYVFLLIALAFLISGALLLLNRKAEITSLPVPQKHIANVDIFTPVDREIITSYPTLAHIQSKKLSKLATRYSSVVVEIPVHESQRVRKGDLLVRLDSGDVQKTIRALEGKKTTLESEVAVLSKRFHSDALLFKAGAISEERYDNSRLSLANKSALLTELNATLQIQKQQLPYYELRAPYDGIIGTVDIEIGDVTVPGKGLIELHSEPKIARIAYPTTLSIPQNAAVHSHGIFIGNVVSRYADAPQGLYEAEIALEPKSTFVHGEAVPVTVELQKIMHCSVPEKALFKSGKSQTVLENRNGAFVPLAVDVLARDGSYAAVEPCPESSVAVASATKLAALALQNSHEATEHP, via the coding sequence ATGAAAAAATACGTTTTCTTGCTTATCGCTCTCGCGTTCCTCATCTCGGGCGCATTACTGTTGCTGAACAGAAAAGCGGAAATTACCTCACTGCCAGTTCCGCAAAAACACATCGCCAATGTTGACATATTTACACCGGTTGACCGGGAGATTATCACTTCATATCCAACACTGGCCCATATCCAGTCAAAGAAACTCTCTAAACTCGCGACTCGCTACAGCAGTGTCGTCGTCGAAATACCGGTCCATGAGTCGCAACGAGTCAGAAAGGGCGACCTGCTTGTCCGGCTTGATTCTGGCGACGTACAAAAAACAATTCGAGCACTCGAAGGCAAAAAAACAACACTTGAGAGTGAAGTGGCAGTACTTTCAAAACGGTTTCATTCAGATGCACTCCTCTTCAAAGCCGGAGCCATATCCGAAGAACGCTATGATAATTCTCGCCTCTCGCTTGCAAACAAATCCGCCTTGTTGACAGAACTCAATGCCACTCTTCAAATACAGAAACAGCAGCTCCCCTATTACGAACTCCGTGCACCGTATGATGGAATCATCGGCACGGTTGATATAGAAATAGGGGATGTCACTGTACCCGGGAAAGGGCTTATAGAACTGCACTCGGAACCTAAAATCGCCCGAATCGCTTATCCAACGACCCTTTCCATACCCCAAAATGCCGCTGTACATAGCCATGGCATCTTTATTGGGAACGTCGTTTCCCGGTATGCCGACGCACCGCAGGGACTTTACGAGGCCGAAATTGCACTGGAACCGAAATCTACATTTGTGCATGGAGAGGCTGTCCCGGTGACAGTCGAACTTCAAAAGATTATGCATTGCAGTGTCCCGGAAAAAGCATTGTTCAAAAGCGGGAAGTCCCAGACAGTCTTGGAAAACCGCAATGGAGCATTTGTGCCGTTGGCAGTCGACGTGCTTGCGCGTGACGGGTCTTATGCAGCTGTAGAACCCTGCCCCGAAAGCAGTGTCGCTGTCGCATCTGCGACCAAATTAGCAGCGCTGGCCCTACAAAACAGCCACGAGGCAACAGAACATCCATGA